One Umboniibacter marinipuniceus DNA window includes the following coding sequences:
- the hemF gene encoding oxygen-dependent coproporphyrinogen oxidase, which translates to MSNSINIESVKQWLLSLQDAICEGLEACDQKATFQEDAWTKPSGGGGRTRVITQGNIIEKGGVNFSHVFGDNLPPSASAARPELAGRSFQAMGVSLVIHPHNPKAPTSHANVRFFVAEKEGEEPVWWFGGGFDLTPTYGFEEDCIHWHQVAKDACDPFGAEIYSELKTWCDNYFYLKHRDETRGIGGLFFDDWTRGGFEQAFAFTQSVGEAYLPAIVPILAKRAPMPFTQAQRDFQLYRRGRYVEFNLVFDRGTLFGLQSGGRTESILMSLPPLARWEYNYQPEADSAEAQLTEYFLKPQNWLKVS; encoded by the coding sequence ATGAGCAACTCAATCAACATTGAATCGGTTAAACAGTGGCTGCTTTCCCTGCAGGATGCTATTTGTGAAGGCCTTGAGGCTTGCGACCAAAAAGCAACCTTCCAAGAAGATGCTTGGACAAAGCCCTCAGGTGGAGGTGGTCGTACTCGGGTCATTACCCAGGGTAATATTATTGAGAAAGGCGGCGTTAATTTTTCCCACGTATTTGGTGACAATCTTCCGCCATCAGCTTCCGCAGCGCGCCCAGAGTTAGCCGGACGCTCGTTCCAGGCTATGGGTGTTTCCTTAGTTATTCACCCACATAATCCTAAAGCGCCCACCTCGCATGCGAACGTTCGCTTCTTTGTAGCAGAGAAGGAAGGTGAAGAACCAGTTTGGTGGTTTGGCGGTGGTTTTGATCTCACGCCAACCTACGGCTTTGAGGAAGACTGTATTCATTGGCACCAGGTGGCTAAAGATGCCTGTGACCCCTTCGGCGCGGAAATCTACTCCGAGCTGAAAACCTGGTGTGACAACTATTTCTATCTAAAACATCGCGACGAAACCCGGGGAATTGGAGGGTTGTTTTTTGATGATTGGACACGAGGTGGATTCGAACAGGCCTTTGCGTTCACCCAGTCGGTGGGCGAAGCTTATCTCCCTGCTATTGTTCCAATCCTCGCCAAGCGAGCACCTATGCCATTTACCCAAGCACAGCGCGATTTCCAGCTCTATCGCCGAGGCCGCTACGTGGAATTTAATTTGGTGTTCGATCGTGGTACTTTGTTTGGCCTGCAGTCTGGCGGAAGGACTGAGTCTATCTTGATGTCACTACCGCCGCTCGCACGTTGGGAGTATAACTACCAACCCGAAGCTGATTCCGCCGAAGCACAGCTAACTGAATATTTCTTAAAACCACAAAATTGGTTAAAGGTGTCATGA
- the aroE gene encoding shikimate dehydrogenase: MKKFLVLGNPIKHSQSPVIHRQFAQQLGLEISYDKAEVPLDDFANFVRTFFAEGGEGLNVTLPFKEQAFALADVVSPSAKAARAANTLKMKNGELHAYNTDGRGMLQDITHRLGWSVRGKRILIVGAGGAVRGILQPLLSASPEEVVIVNRTFEKAQKLAAEFGVYAQPINAIEGSFDMIINATSAGLDGSDIELAATIVTAQTQCYDMLYQVAETPFMAWAKSLGASEMSSGLGMLVEQAALSFNIWHSQSPDTRPVFDTIRQQLNL, from the coding sequence ATGAAAAAATTTCTTGTTCTTGGAAACCCAATTAAACACTCTCAATCGCCGGTTATTCATCGCCAGTTCGCACAACAACTAGGGTTAGAGATCAGTTATGACAAAGCCGAAGTCCCGCTCGATGATTTCGCCAACTTTGTGAGAACATTCTTTGCGGAGGGAGGTGAAGGATTGAATGTTACCTTGCCTTTCAAGGAGCAAGCCTTTGCATTAGCAGATGTTGTCAGCCCCAGCGCCAAGGCGGCTCGGGCGGCGAACACCTTAAAAATGAAGAATGGCGAGCTACATGCCTACAACACAGATGGTCGCGGTATGCTTCAGGATATTACCCATCGTTTGGGGTGGTCGGTTCGCGGTAAACGCATACTAATAGTTGGCGCGGGCGGCGCCGTGAGAGGGATACTTCAGCCATTGCTCTCTGCGAGCCCAGAAGAAGTAGTGATTGTTAATCGAACCTTCGAAAAGGCGCAGAAACTAGCCGCTGAATTTGGCGTCTACGCCCAGCCAATCAATGCCATCGAAGGTAGCTTCGACATGATAATTAACGCCACTAGCGCTGGTTTAGATGGTTCGGATATCGAATTAGCGGCAACTATTGTTACCGCACAAACACAGTGCTATGACATGCTGTACCAGGTAGCTGAGACGCCATTCATGGCGTGGGCGAAGAGCCTAGGTGCGAGTGAAATGAGTAGTGGCCTAGGAATGTTAGTGGAGCAGGCTGCGCTGTCATTTAATATCTGGCACAGCCAGTCACCTGATACTCGCCCAGTTTTTGATACTATCCGCCAGCAGCTAAACCTCTAG
- a CDS encoding LysM peptidoglycan-binding domain-containing protein, which yields MKAKALALAAGFFLGANAAALDLADNHPDTYTVVKGDTLWDIAGIFLDQPWQWPEIWVANDQIENPHLIYPGDVLRLVYRDGKPVLEVVRTIKMSPEVRVVQSAAPVTTIPLEHIEAFLQGAQIFQDEESFLANPYMIQGAQQNLIVGQGQQVFARGESGWAAAAQHYGVYRGGNTLVDPITEEILGFEAVEIGALSVLDEGDDIARLEVTRSRMEMRPADRVVELNQEDLTPLYYPAAPNAEIDALILAVDGGVSQVGNMSVVTVNKGAREGLEPGHVLAIWKAGEVVRDPVTGDAIQLPEQYAGVLMIFKPFDKMSYALVLEADRPLKVGDFVRTP from the coding sequence ATGAAAGCGAAAGCATTAGCATTGGCAGCAGGTTTCTTCCTAGGAGCTAACGCCGCAGCGTTAGATCTAGCTGATAACCACCCAGACACCTACACGGTGGTGAAGGGCGATACGCTCTGGGATATTGCCGGAATTTTCCTCGATCAACCGTGGCAATGGCCGGAAATTTGGGTAGCCAACGATCAGATTGAAAACCCCCACCTCATTTACCCTGGCGATGTCTTACGCTTAGTTTATCGTGACGGTAAACCCGTTTTGGAAGTGGTTCGAACCATTAAAATGAGCCCCGAGGTTCGTGTGGTTCAGTCCGCAGCACCTGTTACAACCATTCCATTGGAGCACATTGAGGCGTTCCTTCAGGGTGCACAGATCTTTCAGGATGAAGAAAGCTTCTTGGCCAACCCATATATGATTCAGGGTGCGCAGCAGAACTTAATTGTTGGTCAGGGACAGCAAGTCTTTGCCCGCGGAGAGTCAGGTTGGGCGGCAGCAGCGCAACATTACGGTGTTTATCGCGGCGGCAATACCTTGGTTGACCCTATTACCGAGGAAATCCTAGGCTTTGAGGCAGTAGAGATTGGCGCGCTAAGCGTATTAGATGAAGGTGATGACATTGCGCGCTTAGAAGTCACGCGCAGTCGAATGGAAATGCGCCCAGCGGATCGTGTGGTTGAGTTGAACCAAGAAGACTTAACGCCGCTTTATTACCCTGCCGCACCTAATGCGGAGATTGATGCCTTGATCTTAGCCGTTGATGGCGGCGTTAGTCAGGTGGGTAACATGAGTGTCGTGACGGTTAATAAAGGTGCACGTGAAGGCCTAGAGCCGGGTCATGTATTAGCTATTTGGAAAGCGGGTGAGGTAGTGCGAGACCCTGTCACAGGTGATGCTATTCAGCTTCCAGAGCAATATGCGGGCGTATTAATGATCTTTAAACCCTTTGATAAAATGAGCTACGCACTCGTCTTAGAGGCGGATCGACCACTTAAAGTAGGTGATTTTGTCCGCACGCCTTAG
- a CDS encoding AzlC family ABC transporter permease yields the protein MQSNSQQFKRGSLAMMPLSLIVLPWGVLTGSLAMDAGLGELSAVAMSLLVFAGAAQLVALGLIKAGAGIFTILLTTLFITSRHFLYGVAMRSKISSRPLNWRLSLGFLLTDELFAVCGMQRDEDFNLWFALGAGLSFYVAWNLSTIGGILLASQVPELSEYGLEFAIAAIFIAMVAPGVKTWAAATAVGVALLLSVVFSLFEIPAAIVLASLVAMTCAYFVDSVERAQ from the coding sequence ATGCAAAGCAATTCGCAACAGTTTAAGCGCGGCTCGCTCGCAATGATGCCGCTAAGCCTCATTGTGCTGCCTTGGGGAGTTCTCACCGGCTCATTAGCAATGGATGCTGGGTTGGGTGAGCTGAGTGCCGTAGCGATGAGTCTATTGGTGTTCGCGGGTGCTGCACAATTGGTAGCCTTGGGGTTAATAAAGGCCGGCGCAGGGATTTTTACCATCCTTCTCACTACCCTGTTCATCACCTCTAGGCACTTTCTCTACGGCGTCGCCATGCGATCAAAAATTTCCAGTAGGCCGTTAAATTGGCGTCTCTCTCTGGGTTTTCTCCTTACCGATGAGCTGTTTGCTGTCTGCGGCATGCAACGCGATGAAGACTTCAATCTTTGGTTTGCCCTCGGCGCTGGATTGAGCTTCTATGTTGCGTGGAATCTTTCCACTATCGGAGGCATTTTATTGGCCTCTCAAGTGCCGGAGCTCTCCGAGTACGGCTTGGAGTTCGCGATCGCAGCCATTTTTATCGCCATGGTTGCGCCAGGCGTTAAGACCTGGGCCGCCGCAACGGCAGTGGGGGTGGCGCTACTACTCTCAGTTGTCTTTAGTCTATTTGAAATACCGGCAGCCATTGTACTAGCTAGCTTAGTGGCTATGACCTGCGCATACTTCGTGGACAGTGTGGAGCGTGCCCAATGA
- a CDS encoding YheV family putative zinc ribbon protein has product MFKSNKRFIAGAVCPKCKAQDRLVMYREDETNYRECIECGFKDEMHIHSAGGELETRVNRTEEEKKSAVQIIDLSGLKK; this is encoded by the coding sequence ATGTTTAAGTCAAATAAGCGTTTCATTGCCGGTGCGGTGTGCCCTAAATGTAAGGCGCAGGATCGGCTGGTGATGTATCGCGAGGATGAAACCAACTATCGCGAGTGCATAGAGTGTGGTTTTAAGGATGAAATGCATATACATTCCGCCGGTGGCGAGCTAGAGACACGGGTTAATCGTACCGAAGAAGAGAAGAAGTCGGCGGTGCAGATTATTGACCTCTCTGGTCTGAAAAAATAG
- a CDS encoding gamma carbonic anhydrase family protein, translating to MKEAISSYKGSQPVLGARVLVDDSSRIIGDVTLGDDSSVWPMAVIRGDMHRIRIGERTSIQDGAILHITHAGPFNPDGYPLTIGNDVTIGHQACLHGCTVGNEVLIGIGAKVLDGAVIEDQVVIGAGTLVPPGKRLESGYVYMGSPAKQARPLTDKERKFFKYTAGNYVKLKDDYLSEN from the coding sequence ATGAAAGAAGCCATATCTAGCTATAAAGGTAGCCAACCAGTATTGGGCGCACGTGTATTGGTTGATGATAGCTCACGAATTATTGGTGATGTCACACTCGGTGACGATTCATCGGTTTGGCCAATGGCCGTTATTCGCGGCGATATGCATCGCATTCGGATTGGCGAAAGAACCTCGATACAAGACGGCGCTATTTTGCACATCACTCACGCTGGCCCCTTCAACCCAGACGGTTACCCGCTGACTATTGGCAATGATGTGACCATTGGCCATCAAGCTTGTTTACATGGCTGTACTGTAGGCAACGAGGTGCTAATAGGCATTGGCGCTAAAGTGTTAGATGGCGCCGTGATTGAGGATCAAGTGGTCATTGGTGCCGGCACCCTCGTACCACCAGGGAAACGCCTTGAATCAGGCTACGTGTATATGGGAAGCCCCGCCAAACAGGCACGCCCCCTAACAGACAAGGAGCGTAAATTCTTTAAGTACACGGCTGGAAACTACGTCAAACTTAAAGATGACTACCTAAGCGAAAACTAA
- a CDS encoding L-threonylcarbamoyladenylate synthase translates to MSSNLLSASDRARIIALYQSNGVFAYPTEAVWGLGCNPFNRTAVERILALKKRPEDKGLIVVAADLSQLEAHLELTPEIIARITTPQSRSTTWLVPCPESMPSWVRGTHTQLAVRFSNHPLVKLLCESVAGPIISTSANPAGLSEALSEAETRAYFGDGVDCYVRGSLGDDPRPSQIIDSQSGAILRS, encoded by the coding sequence ATGAGTAGCAACTTACTAAGCGCCTCTGATCGGGCAAGAATTATCGCGCTATACCAATCAAATGGCGTCTTCGCCTATCCAACCGAAGCGGTTTGGGGGTTGGGTTGTAACCCCTTCAATCGCACGGCGGTGGAGCGGATTCTTGCGCTAAAAAAACGTCCAGAAGATAAGGGTTTGATTGTCGTGGCGGCTGATTTATCTCAACTTGAGGCGCACCTGGAATTAACCCCAGAAATTATCGCCCGCATCACCACACCGCAGTCGAGATCAACAACCTGGTTAGTGCCCTGCCCTGAGTCTATGCCAAGCTGGGTTCGCGGCACTCATACCCAGCTGGCTGTTCGCTTTAGTAACCATCCGCTTGTAAAGCTGCTGTGCGAAAGCGTGGCAGGCCCAATCATCTCAACCTCTGCGAACCCGGCAGGTTTGTCGGAAGCATTAAGCGAAGCCGAGACAAGAGCCTATTTCGGTGACGGTGTAGATTGCTATGTTCGTGGCAGCTTGGGTGATGATCCCCGCCCTTCACAGATTATTGATAGTCAATCCGGCGCGATTTTACGCAGCTGA
- the dprA gene encoding DNA-processing protein DprA, whose protein sequence is MSHLLLTKLWITSVPKIPDALRRDFFRLGYLPYVPLAFKARYIGWQQAPEKDPLYSLLTEAAEQVASKTLVALFLGEPGYPAQLTRLSDAPVALFVRGNAEALNQPQLAVVGSRRCSAHAAAVCRRWLPAVCHANIVITSGMALGVDGLAHEAALAAGGQTVAVMGSGIDYCYPPQHQALYQRIMQYGCIVSERLGKVPPRHFDFPRRNRIIAGLAASTLVVEARLRSGSLITADLAARFGREVLAVSASPLDAAALGCLELIRNGARPALSPDCLIESVLAQHQWDHQPTQQLLLALASGGVSSDELAHHTTLTMPDVIAELATLEAEGKVEHRSGLWFPTHMA, encoded by the coding sequence ATGAGCCACTTATTACTAACGAAACTCTGGATTACTAGCGTACCCAAAATTCCCGATGCACTGCGTCGGGATTTTTTTCGCCTGGGCTATTTACCCTATGTCCCGCTCGCCTTCAAAGCACGTTATATAGGCTGGCAGCAGGCACCCGAAAAAGATCCACTCTACTCACTGTTAACGGAAGCCGCTGAACAAGTAGCCAGCAAAACCCTTGTGGCGCTATTTTTGGGTGAGCCAGGATACCCCGCGCAGCTCACTCGTTTGAGCGATGCGCCTGTAGCGTTGTTCGTGCGAGGCAATGCTGAGGCACTCAACCAGCCACAGTTGGCGGTTGTAGGAAGCAGGCGTTGCAGTGCCCATGCAGCGGCGGTGTGTAGGCGCTGGTTGCCTGCGGTCTGTCATGCAAACATCGTTATTACCAGCGGCATGGCCTTAGGCGTTGATGGGCTTGCCCACGAGGCAGCGCTAGCGGCTGGAGGGCAGACCGTTGCGGTAATGGGATCGGGCATTGACTACTGCTATCCTCCCCAGCATCAAGCGCTCTACCAGCGGATCATGCAGTACGGTTGTATCGTGAGTGAGCGCCTTGGTAAGGTTCCACCACGACACTTTGACTTCCCGCGTCGCAATCGCATCATCGCTGGTCTAGCTGCCAGTACGTTAGTGGTAGAGGCAAGACTTCGATCAGGAAGCTTAATCACCGCCGATTTAGCGGCGCGTTTCGGGCGAGAGGTGCTAGCGGTGAGCGCCAGCCCGCTCGATGCCGCCGCGCTAGGCTGTCTTGAACTCATCCGTAACGGTGCCCGCCCAGCATTATCACCAGATTGCCTGATTGAAAGCGTTTTGGCGCAACACCAATGGGACCATCAACCAACGCAGCAACTGTTGCTTGCCTTAGCTTCAGGCGGAGTTTCAAGCGATGAGCTCGCCCACCACACAACATTAACGATGCCCGATGTTATTGCGGAATTGGCCACGCTGGAGGCTGAGGGTAAGGTGGAGCACCGAAGCGGTTTGTGGTTTCCAACTCATATGGCCTGA
- a CDS encoding RHS repeat-associated core domain-containing protein codes for MIDALGRQTSHFNDYANQPTAISGTNRNGQSVNASYVYDGHHRRVKQTVNGTTIYSVYGSQGQLLHRLNATTNTATDYIAIANTTVAEVERVGSNDTVRYPYFDHLGSAVKMGNASGGLISSEQAIFLPFGERWGTTNQAANGRGFTGHVDDTELGLTYMQARYYDPVIGRFYSNDPVGTLGHFQNGNIQGFNRHAYANNNPYKYTDPDGMDPFLVGRPLKQPLGNFAGHMFIVTGAKFVGDTGPNVKFYPYGQNSDGNLGLLSSSNEGDLSKGTTVTDKAFSGGLSRDSNSASLINASDDVVDSIADSLVADQPYDLPNVSLEDSGTIAIGIPVRPVTPPSVTMTGVNSNSAAQAVANRAAGQTVAQPKSPGAFGYPGAENANKIHFNEQ; via the coding sequence GTGATAGATGCGTTAGGCCGACAGACCTCACACTTTAACGATTACGCGAATCAACCCACCGCGATTAGCGGCACCAATCGCAACGGTCAGAGTGTTAATGCGAGCTATGTTTACGACGGGCATCATCGTCGCGTAAAGCAAACGGTGAACGGCACAACAATTTACTCAGTGTACGGAAGCCAAGGCCAATTACTTCACCGCTTAAACGCAACGACCAACACCGCCACCGATTACATCGCAATCGCAAATACTACCGTGGCTGAAGTCGAGCGGGTTGGAAGCAACGATACCGTGCGCTATCCGTACTTCGATCACTTGGGCTCAGCGGTGAAAATGGGCAATGCCAGTGGTGGGCTCATATCCAGCGAACAAGCTATCTTTTTGCCTTTTGGTGAGCGATGGGGCACAACAAATCAAGCGGCGAATGGGCGTGGCTTTACCGGTCATGTTGATGATACCGAGCTAGGCCTAACCTATATGCAGGCGCGCTATTACGATCCGGTTATTGGGCGGTTTTATTCGAATGATCCGGTGGGTACGCTGGGACATTTTCAGAATGGCAATATTCAAGGATTTAATCGTCACGCTTATGCCAATAATAATCCGTATAAATACACTGATCCTGATGGGATGGATCCGTTTCTAGTTGGGAGGCCACTGAAACAACCACTCGGTAATTTTGCTGGCCATATGTTTATTGTTACAGGAGCAAAATTTGTTGGGGATACAGGGCCAAATGTTAAGTTCTATCCATACGGTCAAAATTCAGACGGTAATTTAGGCCTGCTAAGTTCTAGTAATGAAGGTGACCTTTCAAAAGGTACTACTGTAACAGATAAAGCTTTTTCGGGAGGGTTGTCTAGAGATAGCAACTCTGCTTCGTTAATTAATGCAAGTGACGATGTTGTCGATTCCATAGCTGACTCCTTAGTAGCCGATCAACCCTATGATTTACCCAATGTATCCTTAGAAGACAGTGGGACCATAGCTATAGGAATACCTGTACGCCCAGTAACACCTCCATCCGTGACAATGACTGGGGTAAACAGTAATAGTGCGGCGCAAGCTGTGGCAAACCGAGCGGCTGGACAAACAGTTGCTCAACCTAAGTCTCCGGGAGCATTTGGATATCCGGGGGCAGAGAATGCCAATAAGATTCATTTTAATGAGCAATAG
- a CDS encoding RHS repeat-associated core domain-containing protein, whose translation MNGTTIYSVYGSQGQLLHRLNATTNTATDYIAIANTTVAEVERVGSNDSVRYPYFDQLGSAVKMGNASGGLINSEQAIFLPFGERWGTTNQAANGRGFTGHVDDTELGLTYMQARYYDPVIGRFYANDPVGTLGHLQNGNIQGFNRYAYANNNPYSYVDPGGREVVWVGTEDEIEYARSAVEEARRLSKNTNRDLEALEASHHVHVIQGRPYNTHRSKTIAAGGGSLVNPDGTAGVGSGSYITIGYEADPLDGTKRADPATTAAHEIGHAQDLDSGVYPRDPDTLIRIGPNGQTTPKDEVGSLRNENEVRAAKDMKIREYYNQ comes from the coding sequence GTGAACGGCACAACAATTTACTCAGTGTACGGAAGCCAAGGCCAATTACTTCACCGCTTAAACGCAACGACCAACACCGCCACCGATTACATCGCAATCGCAAATACTACCGTGGCTGAAGTCGAGCGGGTTGGAAGCAACGATTCCGTGCGCTACCCCTACTTCGATCAGTTGGGCTCAGCGGTGAAAATGGGCAATGCCAGTGGCGGTCTCATTAATAGCGAACAAGCCATCTTTTTGCCTTTTGGGGAGCGATGGGGTACAACAAATCAAGCGGCGAATGGTCGTGGATTTACCGGGCATGTTGATGATACCGAGCTTGGCCTAACTTACATGCAGGCGCGCTATTACGATCCGGTGATTGGTCGATTCTATGCGAATGATCCGGTAGGTACGCTAGGACACCTGCAGAATGGCAATATTCAAGGATTTAATCGCTACGCGTATGCGAATAATAATCCGTACTCGTATGTGGATCCGGGTGGACGTGAGGTAGTCTGGGTAGGTACAGAAGACGAGATTGAATATGCTAGAAGCGCAGTGGAAGAGGCTAGGAGACTCTCTAAAAATACCAATCGAGACCTTGAAGCTTTAGAGGCATCTCACCACGTTCATGTAATTCAAGGCCGCCCTTACAACACTCACCGCTCGAAAACTATCGCAGCAGGGGGTGGGTCGTTGGTCAACCCGGATGGCACGGCAGGTGTCGGGTCGGGGTCATACATAACAATTGGTTATGAAGCGGACCCGCTTGATGGCACTAAACGAGCTGACCCTGCTACAACTGCTGCTCATGAAATTGGCCATGCTCAGGACTTAGATTCAGGCGTATATCCAAGAGATCCCGACACTTTAATTAGAATAGGTCCGAACGGTCAGACAACGCCGAAAGATGAGGTGGGTTCGCTAAGAAACGAAAACGAAGTTCGAGCCGCTAAAGACATGAAGATAAGGGAATATTACAACCAATGA
- a CDS encoding AzlD domain-containing protein, which produces MIWLTIAAMFAIVFASRYIFLEPRLPIRLGTRTQRFLSFTAPAVMTAIWAPIVFIQQQQLVVSLFNPYLVGALVTAVVAFTTKRALLAAVLGIFAFAGLMLLG; this is translated from the coding sequence ATGATTTGGTTGACTATAGCGGCTATGTTCGCGATTGTTTTTGCCAGTAGATATATCTTTCTGGAACCACGGCTACCAATCCGACTAGGAACCAGAACTCAGCGTTTCCTATCCTTCACCGCTCCGGCTGTTATGACGGCTATTTGGGCGCCTATTGTTTTTATTCAACAACAGCAGCTAGTGGTTTCGCTCTTCAATCCTTACCTCGTAGGTGCGCTCGTCACAGCAGTCGTGGCCTTCACAACCAAGCGCGCGCTGCTGGCAGCGGTATTGGGCATTTTTGCGTTTGCTGGATTGATGCTGCTAGGTTAA
- a CDS encoding M3 family metallopeptidase yields MTNPLIGPQATPPFHHFPIEQVETTINAMLSDARAQIAKFEVEDTIDWHWLARIEALDDELSRAWSPVSHLNNVCSTDELRSAHDHCIQALTAWHTERGQNEKLFKCYQQLAARSDGTVAQRTAVEHAIRGFKLSGIGLPAEQQQRIAELKQNLAQLSNDFSNNLLDCTQAWTEHHEDASQLAGLPAANLAVAKAAATAKSLAGYLLTLDAPQYMAVMMFADNRALRERLHRAFVSRASSAPHHDAKTDNSHNVQQILTARGELAELLGFDNYAQLSLATKMAESEEQVLNLLNDLAQRSSAQAKAEFAEVESFASELGLAPVQPWDVAYVSEKIRQQNYQLSQEELRPYFPVDRVVGGLFEVVKRLFNVDIQRDDTVATWHKDVGYYHLLKQGQPIASFYFDLFAREGKRGGAWMDDCRVRRVDESGTQLPVAYLTCNFTPPSDEIPSLLSHDEVTTLFHEFGHGLHHMLTEIDVPAVSGINGVAWDAVELPSQLLENWCWEPEVIPLISAHYETGEALPQALLEKLLAAKNFQSALFMVRQLEFAIYDFELHAETRAAATPSALEKLAEIRARLSIVPAVAENAFPLSFAHIFAGGYAAGYYSYKWAEVLSADAYSLFEELGIFSEAAAAKLFNCILSRGGSEPAADLYREFRGRDATIDALLRHSGIEEAHV; encoded by the coding sequence ATGACGAATCCACTCATTGGTCCGCAAGCTACACCTCCCTTCCATCACTTTCCGATTGAGCAGGTAGAGACGACTATTAACGCAATGCTCAGCGATGCGCGTGCGCAGATAGCGAAGTTTGAAGTGGAGGACACCATTGATTGGCATTGGTTAGCGCGTATTGAGGCGCTCGATGACGAACTCAGCAGAGCTTGGTCGCCAGTCTCTCACCTCAATAATGTCTGCTCTACGGATGAGCTACGTAGCGCTCACGATCACTGCATTCAGGCATTAACAGCTTGGCACACCGAACGCGGTCAAAATGAAAAACTGTTTAAGTGTTATCAACAGTTGGCGGCACGATCAGATGGAACGGTAGCTCAGCGCACCGCGGTTGAGCACGCGATACGTGGCTTCAAACTTTCGGGAATTGGCCTACCGGCTGAACAACAGCAGCGCATTGCCGAATTGAAGCAAAACTTGGCTCAACTCAGCAATGACTTCTCCAACAACTTGCTCGATTGTACCCAAGCTTGGACCGAACACCATGAGGACGCTAGTCAACTAGCGGGCTTGCCCGCGGCCAACCTAGCGGTAGCTAAGGCAGCAGCTACCGCCAAATCATTAGCTGGCTACCTACTTACCCTAGATGCCCCGCAATATATGGCAGTAATGATGTTTGCTGACAATCGCGCGCTGCGCGAAAGGTTGCACAGAGCCTTCGTTTCCCGTGCTTCGAGTGCGCCACACCATGATGCTAAAACCGATAACAGCCACAACGTACAGCAGATTCTAACTGCGCGTGGAGAGCTGGCTGAATTGTTAGGTTTTGACAACTATGCGCAACTCAGCCTGGCCACCAAAATGGCCGAAAGTGAAGAGCAGGTACTCAACCTACTAAACGATCTTGCACAGCGTTCTTCTGCGCAGGCGAAGGCCGAATTCGCTGAGGTGGAGAGTTTCGCTTCAGAGCTCGGTTTGGCCCCTGTTCAACCGTGGGATGTGGCCTATGTTTCGGAGAAGATTCGCCAACAGAACTACCAATTGTCACAGGAAGAACTTCGTCCCTACTTCCCAGTGGACCGTGTTGTAGGCGGCCTGTTCGAAGTCGTGAAGCGCTTGTTCAATGTTGACATCCAGCGAGACGACACCGTAGCGACTTGGCATAAGGATGTGGGTTACTACCACTTACTAAAACAGGGGCAGCCCATTGCTAGCTTCTACTTTGATCTCTTTGCGCGTGAAGGTAAGCGCGGTGGTGCCTGGATGGACGATTGCCGAGTGCGTCGTGTGGACGAAAGCGGTACACAGCTCCCGGTGGCCTACTTAACCTGTAACTTCACCCCGCCCAGTGATGAGATTCCAAGCCTGTTATCGCACGATGAAGTCACCACACTGTTTCACGAGTTTGGGCATGGTTTACATCATATGTTGACCGAAATTGACGTGCCGGCCGTATCAGGTATTAATGGCGTGGCCTGGGATGCGGTGGAACTACCTTCTCAGCTGCTTGAAAACTGGTGCTGGGAGCCAGAGGTCATTCCGCTAATCTCAGCGCACTACGAAACTGGCGAAGCCCTGCCTCAGGCATTGCTAGAAAAATTGCTAGCGGCGAAGAACTTCCAGTCCGCTCTTTTCATGGTGCGTCAGCTAGAGTTTGCTATTTACGATTTTGAGCTACACGCAGAAACGCGTGCTGCCGCAACACCGAGTGCGCTGGAAAAGTTGGCGGAAATCCGTGCCCGCTTATCCATTGTGCCAGCTGTTGCTGAAAACGCTTTTCCGCTATCGTTTGCGCATATTTTCGCCGGCGGTTATGCGGCGGGTTACTACAGTTATAAATGGGCAGAAGTCTTGTCAGCAGACGCCTATTCGCTTTTCGAGGAGCTGGGGATCTTTAGCGAGGCAGCCGCAGCTAAATTGTTCAATTGTATTTTAAGTCGGGGTGGTTCTGAGCCTGCAGCGGATCTCTATCGAGAATTTAGAGGTCGCGATGCAACCATCGATGCCCTACTTCGCCATAGCGGAATTGAGGAAGCTCATGTTTAA